In one window of Chryseobacterium sp. JV274 DNA:
- a CDS encoding DUF1223 domain-containing protein: MILKNLITVSAFTALLFATSAFIYQDKPEKTAQHPTTENGFAVLELFTSEGCSSCPPADELMGKIGKEYKDEPVYLLSYHVDYWNRLGWKDRFSTADNSQRQQQYSRILNSQVYTPQLVVNGKTEFVGSDENNIKNAIREALFNSKKTNIALTANVSQKGINVEYKTSGTDPKNTLLINLVEKHSSTQVGKGENEGRHLHHWQIVHKQNQISLNKQMEGTTTFQLPNGFSAENWEVIAFIQNQKTGEISGSAKTPFK, encoded by the coding sequence ATGATACTAAAAAACTTAATCACAGTAAGTGCTTTCACTGCGTTATTATTTGCTACTTCAGCATTTATTTATCAGGATAAACCAGAAAAGACAGCACAACATCCAACCACAGAAAATGGTTTTGCTGTTTTGGAACTCTTCACGTCAGAAGGCTGCTCCAGCTGTCCTCCGGCAGATGAACTAATGGGCAAAATCGGGAAGGAATATAAAGATGAGCCCGTTTATCTACTCTCCTACCATGTGGATTACTGGAACCGTCTTGGATGGAAAGACCGATTCAGTACTGCAGATAACTCCCAACGACAACAGCAATACAGCCGTATCTTAAATTCACAGGTTTATACGCCTCAGTTGGTTGTCAATGGAAAAACAGAATTTGTAGGATCTGATGAAAACAATATTAAAAACGCAATCCGGGAAGCTCTATTTAATTCTAAAAAAACAAATATAGCATTAACGGCAAACGTTTCTCAAAAGGGCATCAATGTAGAATATAAAACATCGGGCACCGATCCTAAAAATACACTTCTCATTAATCTGGTTGAAAAACATTCTTCTACTCAGGTAGGAAAAGGTGAAAATGAGGGCCGCCATCTGCACCATTGGCAGATTGTTCACAAGCAAAATCAAATCTCATTGAATAAACAAATGGAAGGAACAACAACATTTCAGCTTCCGAATGGTTTTTCTGCTGAAAACTGGGAAGTCATAGCTTTTATTCAAAACCAAAAAACAGGAGAAATATCAGGGTCTGCAAAAACACCTTTCAAATAA
- a CDS encoding heme-binding domain-containing protein codes for MDTVKKKRNPIAIVFLAILGIFGGLQLFSNPLEGKPVTGKIEAPREVISILENSCFSCHSNQQNLSWYDKIAPVSWAVNKDIRRAREVLNFSEWEKLSPAEHQGNMYAILNMMQSGKMPLHEYTLLHPSAKITPKDIEIIKKYTLSLSSVNPAAQHKNKPQPSSTTFVSAPTNFPVSPNGVQYTPDFKNWKVISMSTLFDKSIRVIYGNDIAVKAVETENFHPWPDGSIVVKSVWKQEELSNGEIRPGKFINAQFMVKDSHQYKDTEGWGFAKFSGDDLHPTGKTASFAKESCLACHRQLAEKTGYLFDVPMKVNTQRLIQNLQKK; via the coding sequence ATGGATACCGTAAAGAAAAAAAGAAATCCCATTGCTATCGTATTTCTGGCTATACTAGGAATCTTCGGAGGGTTGCAGCTATTCAGCAACCCCCTGGAAGGAAAACCTGTTACAGGAAAAATTGAAGCACCAAGGGAAGTGATCAGTATTCTTGAAAACTCATGCTTTAGTTGTCATTCCAATCAGCAAAACCTCAGCTGGTATGATAAAATTGCCCCTGTTTCCTGGGCTGTGAATAAAGACATCAGGAGAGCCCGGGAAGTCCTGAATTTTTCAGAATGGGAAAAACTATCTCCTGCTGAACATCAGGGAAATATGTATGCAATTCTTAATATGATGCAAAGCGGAAAAATGCCTCTTCATGAATACACTCTTCTGCATCCATCTGCTAAGATTACCCCAAAAGATATTGAAATCATTAAAAAATATACACTTTCATTATCTTCAGTAAATCCGGCAGCACAACATAAGAATAAACCTCAACCCTCTTCCACTACCTTTGTTTCAGCTCCCACAAATTTTCCGGTTTCACCCAATGGAGTTCAGTACACTCCTGATTTTAAAAACTGGAAAGTGATCAGTATGAGTACGCTGTTTGACAAATCCATCCGTGTCATCTACGGAAATGATATTGCTGTAAAAGCTGTAGAAACAGAAAACTTTCATCCATGGCCAGACGGAAGTATTGTCGTAAAATCCGTATGGAAACAGGAAGAACTTTCTAACGGGGAAATCAGACCTGGAAAATTTATCAATGCTCAGTTTATGGTAAAAGATTCCCATCAATATAAAGATACTGAAGGCTGGGGGTTTGCAAAATTCTCCGGAGATGATCTTCATCCTACAGGAAAAACTGCATCTTTTGCTAAAGAATCATGCCTCGCCTGCCACAGACAGCTCGCAGAAAAAACAGGCTATCTTTTTGATGTTCCGATGAAAGTAAATACACAAAGATTAATCCAAAATTTACAAAAAAAATGA
- a CDS encoding sensor histidine kinase, with product MQQQKIKISQAIIWISSIFLGILSSVPQLASHEFNWKEAIVNSAITAAFSIIMWYANIYMLNRTAKRRQQISYSRLMVVLAFGMIIMFGLAWIQQLILSHINFGPVMLMVEVRGILINLVCYMFLTLLQNNYTGQQIQLELEKVKSDNLGAQYELLKQQINPHFLFNSLNTLKLMAETHDEETVDFIVKLSDFYRFTLESRKLDLISVQEEMKIVDAYLFLQKARFGEGIKFTNDLVKETDPTLIPPFTLQLLVENCIKHNIVSQSKPLHIKIYTADDQIVIENPIQRKMNTEDSLGVGLDNIKMRYKHLLEKEITINSDEKNFQIKLPLIHEYHHY from the coding sequence ATGCAACAGCAAAAAATAAAAATTTCACAAGCCATTATCTGGATAAGTTCTATTTTTCTGGGTATTTTATCTTCTGTTCCTCAGCTTGCTTCTCATGAATTCAACTGGAAAGAAGCGATAGTCAACTCAGCTATTACCGCAGCATTTTCCATCATCATGTGGTATGCCAACATTTATATGTTAAATCGTACCGCAAAACGGAGACAGCAGATTTCCTACTCAAGATTGATGGTCGTACTGGCTTTCGGGATGATAATTATGTTTGGACTTGCCTGGATTCAGCAGCTTATTTTATCTCATATCAATTTCGGCCCGGTAATGCTAATGGTTGAAGTAAGAGGAATTTTAATCAATCTGGTATGTTATATGTTTTTGACACTGCTTCAGAATAACTATACAGGCCAGCAGATACAGCTTGAACTGGAGAAGGTAAAAAGTGACAATTTAGGAGCTCAGTATGAATTATTAAAACAACAGATCAACCCGCATTTTCTTTTCAACAGTTTGAATACATTAAAATTAATGGCAGAAACACATGACGAAGAAACGGTTGACTTCATTGTAAAACTTTCTGATTTTTACCGATTTACACTTGAAAGCAGAAAACTGGACCTGATCAGTGTTCAGGAAGAAATGAAAATAGTAGACGCTTATCTTTTTCTTCAAAAAGCACGTTTTGGTGAAGGAATTAAGTTTACCAACGATCTCGTAAAAGAAACTGACCCAACCCTTATTCCTCCTTTTACGCTTCAGCTTTTGGTAGAGAACTGCATCAAGCACAATATTGTTTCGCAAAGTAAACCTCTGCACATTAAAATATATACCGCTGATGATCAAATTGTGATTGAGAATCCTATACAGCGAAAGATGAATACTGAAGATTCTCTGGGAGTGGGACTTGATAATATTAAAATGCGTTACAAACACTTACTGGAAAAGGAAATTACGATTAACTCAGACGAAAAAAACTTTCAGATAAAACTACCATTAATTCATGAATATCATCATTATTGA
- a CDS encoding aldo/keto reductase, translated as MKFKKLGNTDEQLSAIGLGCMGMSFAYGPTDEQESINTLHKALDLGVNFWDTADMYANGENEKLISKVLVPNRDKIFIATKFGFRFKDGKASHSGAPGTYFDGSPEWIRKAVDLSLQRLKIDTIDLYYAHRVDPNVPVEETVGAMAELVKAGKVKYIGLSEASAESIRKANKIHPIAALQSEYSILTKDVEKEILPTIRELGISLVPYSPLARGLFTNIYDVQNLGDDDFRKSLPRYQQEYLENNTKLANEINDFAASKGVKGTQLALAWVLNQGDDIIPIPGTKRIKYLEENIAAVNIDLSQSDLDTIEAILKKYPNVGERYTEGSMKLVNN; from the coding sequence ATGAAATTTAAAAAATTAGGAAACACAGACGAACAGTTATCAGCAATTGGTTTAGGATGTATGGGAATGAGCTTTGCCTATGGTCCTACGGATGAACAGGAAAGTATCAATACCTTACACAAAGCTTTGGATTTGGGTGTAAACTTCTGGGATACAGCAGATATGTATGCCAATGGGGAAAACGAAAAACTGATCTCTAAGGTATTGGTTCCGAACAGAGATAAGATCTTTATTGCAACCAAATTCGGATTCAGGTTTAAAGACGGTAAAGCCAGCCACAGCGGAGCTCCGGGAACTTATTTTGACGGTTCTCCGGAATGGATTAGAAAAGCAGTAGATCTAAGCCTTCAAAGATTAAAAATAGACACTATTGATTTGTATTACGCTCACAGAGTGGATCCTAATGTTCCGGTAGAGGAAACAGTAGGGGCAATGGCAGAGCTGGTAAAAGCAGGAAAAGTGAAATACATCGGATTATCTGAAGCTTCAGCAGAATCTATCAGAAAAGCAAATAAAATTCACCCGATTGCAGCATTACAGTCAGAATATTCCATCCTTACAAAAGATGTTGAAAAAGAAATTTTACCAACCATCAGAGAACTGGGAATTTCTTTAGTGCCTTATTCGCCTTTGGCAAGAGGTCTTTTTACCAATATTTATGACGTACAGAACCTGGGTGATGATGACTTTAGAAAATCTTTACCACGCTATCAGCAGGAGTATCTTGAAAATAATACCAAACTGGCCAATGAGATTAATGATTTTGCCGCTTCCAAAGGGGTAAAAGGAACCCAGCTCGCCCTGGCCTGGGTATTGAATCAGGGAGACGACATCATCCCGATTCCGGGTACCAAACGAATTAAATACCTGGAAGAAAATATTGCAGCCGTCAATATAGACCTTTCCCAATCAGATCTGGATACTATTGAAGCCATTCTGAAAAAATACCCGAATGTAGGGGAAAGATACACTGAAGGTTCAATGAAACTGGTGAACAACTAA
- a CDS encoding helix-turn-helix domain-containing protein: MESHESIKGFYERNAPNLASQCIGVSRMGHFNVFSREYCSPLTPYSRRDYYKISLIIGKGKLHYADKWIKVDRPALLFSNPIIPYSWEADDEDQKGWFCLFTDQFLHNGSRMGNLQDSPLFKIGGTPVFFVDEEQQRILSDIYTKMMTEIQSDYIHKYDMLRAYLHLMIHETMRMQPAESFEPYQNASQRVASLFMELLERQFPIDSPEAFLKLKTPNDYAQSLSIHVNSLNRSVKEITGKTTSQQITGRIIQEANALLKHTDWNVAEIAYGLGFEEPAYFTNYFKKQTGITPNALRMDIV; encoded by the coding sequence ATGGAATCACACGAATCAATCAAAGGTTTTTATGAAAGGAATGCTCCCAATCTGGCATCACAGTGTATTGGAGTCAGCAGAATGGGGCACTTCAATGTATTTTCACGGGAATACTGTTCTCCGTTGACTCCCTACAGCAGGAGAGATTATTATAAGATTTCACTGATCATAGGAAAAGGAAAACTCCATTATGCAGATAAATGGATTAAAGTAGACCGGCCTGCTTTATTGTTTTCAAATCCTATTATTCCTTATTCCTGGGAAGCAGATGATGAAGATCAGAAAGGCTGGTTTTGTCTGTTTACCGATCAGTTTTTGCATAACGGAAGCCGTATGGGAAACCTGCAGGATTCTCCGCTTTTCAAGATTGGAGGAACTCCGGTTTTCTTTGTGGATGAAGAACAGCAGAGGATACTTTCTGATATTTATACGAAAATGATGACGGAGATTCAGTCGGATTATATTCACAAATATGATATGCTGAGAGCTTACCTTCATCTGATGATTCATGAAACCATGAGAATGCAGCCGGCAGAAAGTTTTGAACCCTATCAGAATGCCTCACAGCGGGTTGCTTCCTTATTTATGGAACTTCTGGAGAGACAATTTCCGATCGACAGTCCTGAAGCCTTTTTAAAATTAAAAACCCCCAACGATTATGCTCAGAGTCTTTCTATACATGTGAATTCCTTAAACCGTTCTGTAAAAGAAATCACAGGGAAAACAACCAGTCAGCAGATTACCGGAAGGATTATTCAGGAAGCCAATGCTTTACTGAAACATACAGACTGGAATGTAGCTGAAATCGCCTACGGATTAGGTTTTGAAGAACCCGCTTATTTTACCAATTACTTTAAAAAACAAACCGGAATTACTCCTAATGCCCTAAGAATGGACATTGTTTGA
- a CDS encoding DoxX family protein — MKTKTTKIIYWAGAIFMSLWFGASGFFELTKNPVVWDITQQLGYPSHFIYILGVFKISGVLVLLLPNRLLRLKEWVFAGMFFDIIFAFFSKIAVLGFPATIDAIVAFSVLTMTYLMFRKMYSPELVFGEA, encoded by the coding sequence ATGAAAACAAAAACAACAAAAATCATCTATTGGGCGGGCGCTATTTTTATGTCATTATGGTTCGGAGCCAGCGGTTTCTTTGAACTTACAAAAAATCCTGTCGTTTGGGATATCACCCAACAGCTTGGCTATCCATCTCATTTTATTTATATACTGGGGGTTTTCAAAATTTCGGGGGTTCTTGTTCTTCTCCTTCCCAACAGATTACTGAGGTTGAAAGAATGGGTATTTGCAGGAATGTTTTTTGATATTATTTTTGCTTTCTTCTCAAAAATTGCGGTACTTGGTTTTCCAGCTACAATAGACGCAATAGTCGCTTTCTCTGTCCTTACGATGACTTACCTGATGTTCAGAAAGATGTATTCTCCAGAGCTGGTATTTGGAGAGGCGTAA
- a CDS encoding MBL fold metallo-hydrolase gives MNRRELLKNGLLAGTFSMIPFSSVLAETPKIPEKTGDDLSGFKKLKLGELELFVLTDGYIHEENLNAFAPRGTVAELKSILKNNFRPDNYIDMAMNILLVKTKNKLILLDTGMGIFADERTGFLLKSLQKAGFSPKDITDVFISHAHPDHIGGVVDKKQNLVFPNANIFISKIEHDFWMKATIKDFNNSALKEQPELLNQIIPAVQNILKTIQPKLKFYDLNNPLYDYFSFQLAPGHTPGLTVTTISSGNEKLIYIADLIHSDVILFPHPEWGYFGDTDLDIASASRKKLLQQLADTKVRAFAYHLPWPGLGFTKTKSGAFEWFPESFMN, from the coding sequence ATGAACAGAAGAGAACTATTAAAGAATGGATTATTGGCGGGAACATTCAGCATGATTCCTTTTTCCAGTGTACTGGCAGAAACTCCGAAAATCCCTGAAAAAACAGGTGATGATCTTTCCGGCTTTAAAAAACTGAAGCTTGGAGAACTGGAACTTTTTGTTCTTACAGACGGATATATTCATGAAGAAAATCTCAATGCATTTGCTCCCAGAGGAACTGTTGCTGAGCTGAAATCAATCCTTAAAAATAATTTCAGACCGGACAATTATATTGATATGGCCATGAATATTCTATTGGTTAAAACAAAGAATAAACTTATCCTCTTAGATACCGGAATGGGTATTTTTGCTGATGAAAGAACCGGATTCTTATTAAAAAGTCTCCAAAAAGCCGGCTTTTCACCAAAAGATATTACCGATGTTTTTATCTCTCATGCCCACCCTGATCATATTGGTGGCGTAGTTGACAAAAAGCAGAACCTCGTTTTTCCGAACGCCAATATTTTTATTTCAAAAATTGAACATGATTTTTGGATGAAAGCCACTATCAAAGATTTTAATAATAGTGCTTTGAAAGAGCAGCCTGAATTACTTAATCAGATTATTCCTGCTGTTCAAAATATTCTGAAAACGATTCAGCCGAAACTGAAGTTTTATGACCTTAATAATCCGCTTTATGACTATTTCAGTTTTCAGCTCGCTCCCGGTCATACTCCGGGTTTAACAGTGACAACCATTTCTTCAGGGAATGAAAAGCTGATCTACATTGCAGATTTGATTCATTCCGATGTAATCCTTTTTCCACATCCTGAGTGGGGCTACTTTGGAGATACTGATCTGGATATTGCTAGCGCTTCAAGAAAAAAGCTTCTTCAACAGCTGGCAGATACCAAAGTAAGAGCGTTTGCTTATCATTTGCCATGGCCGGGTCTGGGCTTTACAAAAACAAAATCCGGTGCATTTGAATGGTTTCCGGAAAGTTTTATGAATTAG
- a CDS encoding LytR/AlgR family response regulator transcription factor: MNIIIIEDEFRAAKSLQNLISDLKPDSKILGIYDSIETSIEGLKDVKPDLIFMDIQLSDGLSFEIFKSVDITCPVVFCTAFDQYMLDAFKSKGVDYVLKPFSKEDIAEALRKVDELKKFFQKNDLPDLELLIQKINQPASAGKSNFLVFKNQKYTTIPTEDIAYFYIHNEITHLVTFGKEQFSLSQPLGQVAEQVSDKQFFRVNRQYLVNFKAIKEMEHYFQRKILVKLTVETPEKLLINKEKTHSFFTWLEDR, encoded by the coding sequence ATGAATATCATCATTATTGAAGACGAATTCAGGGCTGCAAAATCCCTTCAGAATTTAATTTCAGATTTAAAACCGGATTCTAAGATACTGGGGATTTACGACAGTATCGAAACAAGTATTGAAGGCTTGAAAGACGTGAAACCCGATCTCATTTTTATGGACATCCAGCTTTCGGACGGACTTTCATTTGAGATTTTCAAATCAGTGGACATTACATGCCCGGTGGTTTTCTGTACAGCCTTTGATCAGTATATGCTGGATGCTTTTAAGAGTAAAGGCGTTGATTATGTTTTAAAACCATTTTCTAAAGAAGATATTGCTGAAGCTCTGAGAAAGGTTGACGAATTAAAAAAATTCTTTCAGAAGAATGACCTTCCTGACCTGGAACTGTTGATACAAAAAATCAACCAGCCTGCTTCTGCCGGGAAGAGTAATTTTCTGGTATTTAAAAATCAAAAATATACAACGATTCCTACGGAAGACATTGCCTATTTTTATATCCATAATGAAATAACCCATCTGGTAACCTTCGGCAAAGAGCAGTTTTCCCTTAGTCAGCCTTTGGGACAAGTTGCGGAACAGGTCTCTGATAAACAATTCTTCAGGGTTAACAGACAATATTTGGTTAATTTCAAAGCTATTAAAGAGATGGAACATTATTTTCAACGTAAAATACTGGTGAAACTTACTGTTGAAACACCTGAAAAACTTCTTATTAATAAAGAAAAGACTCATAGTTTCTTTACCTGGCTGGAAGATAGATAG